The genomic region CCGAAGGGGTCCCTCTCACCCTGGTGAACCCCGCCTACATGACCCGGATGGTGTTCGAAGAAATAGCCAGCTCCTCGCCGGACCCCGTCCTCAGCCGCCTGGTCAGCCTGAAGCCCCTCAACCCAAAGAACGCGCCCGACCCCTGGGAGCGCGAGTCTCTGATGCAGTTCGAGCAGGGGACCGCGCTCGAACGCTCCCAGGTGACTGAGATCAACGGCAAGCCTTACCTGCGCTTCATCTCCGCCTTCGCTACCGAAGATTCCTGCCTCAAATGCCATGCAGTCCAAGGGTACCGCAAGGGCGACCTGCGTGGCGGCATAGCCATATCCATTCCGCTCCAAGGGTATTTCCAGTCGGATTCCAAGACCAGGAGCGGGTTTGCCGCCGGGTTCCTGCTGCTTTGGGCCGTGGGAGGCGGGGGGATCGTGACCTCGGCCAGGCGCCGGCACGTTTACGAGGAGGAACTGCGCGCAGGCGAGGAGATGTTTCGCACCGTCTGCGACTGGACCCAGGATTGGGAGTACTGGATAGACCAGGAGGGGAAGCTGCGTTACGTCTCCCCCTCCTGCGTCGATGTCACCGGCTACACACCCGAAGAGTTCGCGGGGGACCAGGAACTGACGCGGCGCCTGGTTCATCCTGAAGACAGGGAGGCTATCTCAAACCACCTTGAATCTGGCGCGGCCGTCCCTCCCTGCTCCATCGAGTTCCGCATCGTCACCAAGAGCGGCGCCACCCGCTGGATCCACCACGCCTGCCGTCCGGTCTTTTCCGGCGGCAATTACCTTGGCCGCCGCGCCTCGAACCGCGACGTAACCGACCGAAAGATCGCGGAGCAGGAACTGGTCGTTCGAGCACAGCTCCTAAATTGCGTCAGCGATTCCGTCTTCGTCGTGAGCCTTGACGGCGAGATCCTGGAGGTGAACGAGGCGGCGTGGCGCACCCGCGGCTACCGCCGCGAAGAGATCCTGGGGATGAATTTCGCCGACCTGGTGAGCCCGCAGTACGCCGGCTCGTTTCCGGAGTGCCTGAGGCTGGTCGAGCTGCATCGCGAGGGTTTCCTGGAGACCGAGCACCGTTTGAAGGACGGCCGTGTGATCTCCGTTGAGATCAACAGCCACATAATAGATTACCGCGGGGAAAGCGCCGTCCTGAGCAGCGTGCGCGACGTCACCGAACGCAAGGAGGCGGTGCAGATCCTGCGCCGTTCCGAGCGCTTCAACGTGTCGCTGAACCGGATCTCCCAGGCTTTTCTCACCAGCAGCGACGAGCAGCAGATGTACCAGGAACTCCTGGTGGCGCTGCTCGAGGTGATGGACAGCCCTCATGGGCTGGTCGGGTGCCTGGACGATACCGGGGACCTGGTCCTCTCGGCCGCCTCCGTCGACGGCGACGGCCCGAAGCCTGCCCACGTCGTAATTCCCGAGTCCCGCTGGGGGGAGACGCTCTGGGGGGGCACCCTGCGCAGCGGGATTGCACGCTACTCGAACCTGCCGCAAGACCCGCCCGCCTGGCACTTCCCAATAGAACGCCTCCTTATCGTCCCCCTGGTCTACCAGGGGAAACCGAGGGCGCTTCTGATGGTCGCCAACCGCAAGGAGGATTACACGGAAGAGGACCTGCAGATGCTGCAGGGGATCGGCGCCCAGATCGCGCCGGTATTGAAGGCGAACCTCGACCAGCAGCAGGCCGTGGCGGCGTTGCGGGAGAACGAGAGCAGGCTGCAGATCATCTTCGACGTGATCCAGGCAGGGGTGATCGTGATCGACTATGCCGGAAAGGTGATCTTCGCCAACCAGCGCATGGCGGAGATGTTCGGCGTCACCATGCAGGAGCTCATCGGATCCGACTACTCCAGCCATGTGACTGCGGACCAGCGCCACTTGGCCGAGGCGTCGTTCAGGCTGCTTTTATCCGGAGAGCTTGAGTCCGCCCATTACGAGAGACATTACCTGCGCAAGGACGGCTCCCAGTTCTGGGGGTACCTGACCGGGCGCCGGCTGGTCGCCTCCGACGGCAGGCAAGCCGAACTGGTCGCCACCATCACCGACATGACCGAGCTTAAATCCGCCGAGGAGCAGCGCCACAGAAGCGAGCAGCAGATGCTGCACGTGCAAAAGCTGGAGAGCCTGGGTGTCCTGGCCGGCGGCATCGCCCACGATTTCAACAACATCCTCCTTGCGATAATGGGTAACACTAGCCTCGCCTTGCAACATGTAGAGTCCGGCTCGCCGCTGGAGCTGCACCTGCTGCAGATCGAAAAGGCCAGCGAGAAGGCGGCAGACCTGGCGCGCCAGATGCTGGCCTACTCTGGCAAGGGGCGCTTCGTCCTGGAAGCGCTGGACCTGAACCGGCTGGTTCAGGAGATGACCTCCATGCTCGAGGTCTCGCTGAGCAAGAAGGCCGCGCTTCGCTTCCACCTGGCCAAAGAGTTGCCGGTCATCGTCGCCGATCCCACCCAGATCCGGCAGATCATCATGAACCTCGCCATCAACGCCTCGGAGGCGATAGGCGACAAGCCCGGCGAGATCGCCATCGCCACCGGCTCACTTTTATGCGACCGCAGCTACCTTGCCGAGAACTGGATGGACGAGCATCTGCCAGAGGGGCGTTACGTCTATCTGGAGGTGACCGACAACGGTTGCGGCATGACCAGGGAGACGGTGGACAGGATCTTCGAACCTTTCTTCACCACCAAGTTCACCGGGCGCG from Citrifermentans bremense harbors:
- a CDS encoding PAS domain S-box protein, whose product is MKSGWHQQAFLKRALLPLAAWTVFVAVLAGSSIFLHHQGTLKEAENEARDYFRLNLAYRTWGSTLGGVYARRDRVLPNPYLKVPQRDVHTTEGVPLTLVNPAYMTRMVFEEIASSSPDPVLSRLVSLKPLNPKNAPDPWERESLMQFEQGTALERSQVTEINGKPYLRFISAFATEDSCLKCHAVQGYRKGDLRGGIAISIPLQGYFQSDSKTRSGFAAGFLLLWAVGGGGIVTSARRRHVYEEELRAGEEMFRTVCDWTQDWEYWIDQEGKLRYVSPSCVDVTGYTPEEFAGDQELTRRLVHPEDREAISNHLESGAAVPPCSIEFRIVTKSGATRWIHHACRPVFSGGNYLGRRASNRDVTDRKIAEQELVVRAQLLNCVSDSVFVVSLDGEILEVNEAAWRTRGYRREEILGMNFADLVSPQYAGSFPECLRLVELHREGFLETEHRLKDGRVISVEINSHIIDYRGESAVLSSVRDVTERKEAVQILRRSERFNVSLNRISQAFLTSSDEQQMYQELLVALLEVMDSPHGLVGCLDDTGDLVLSAASVDGDGPKPAHVVIPESRWGETLWGGTLRSGIARYSNLPQDPPAWHFPIERLLIVPLVYQGKPRALLMVANRKEDYTEEDLQMLQGIGAQIAPVLKANLDQQQAVAALRENESRLQIIFDVIQAGVIVIDYAGKVIFANQRMAEMFGVTMQELIGSDYSSHVTADQRHLAEASFRLLLSGELESAHYERHYLRKDGSQFWGYLTGRRLVASDGRQAELVATITDMTELKSAEEQRHRSEQQMLHVQKLESLGVLAGGIAHDFNNILLAIMGNTSLALQHVESGSPLELHLLQIEKASEKAADLARQMLAYSGKGRFVLEALDLNRLVQEMTSMLEVSLSKKAALRFHLAKELPVIVADPTQIRQIIMNLAINASEAIGDKPGEIAIATGSLLCDRSYLAENWMDEHLPEGRYVYLEVTDNGCGMTRETVDRIFEPFFTTKFTGRGLGMAAILGIVRGHKGLIKVYSEPGKGSSFKILLPASETVVQPAPAAGTSLGWKGAGTVLLVDDEETVRDVASAMLKELGFEVVVAADGQQALELYRLQGAGIDLVLMDLNMPNLSGEEAFHELRKMDGGVQVILSSGFSEQEVTRKFLGKGLKGFVQKPYSLAVLRTVLSQSMSK